From one Vicinamibacteria bacterium genomic stretch:
- a CDS encoding Uma2 family endonuclease yields the protein MGVATTRPSITDQDLLRLPRDGRKYELVDGEIRVGPAGMRHGEISLWLGAAMLAFVSPRRLGRVFDSSTRYRLPGGNVRSPDASFVSSNRLPRVPEGFAELAPDLAVELLSPEDKPREVLDKVGEYLAAGVRLVWVIDPRASRAVRYRSLSDVREIGPDGTLDGEDLLPGFHCPLAELLG from the coding sequence ATGGGCGTTGCAACGACGCGGCCCTCGATCACGGACCAGGACCTGCTCCGCCTTCCTAGGGATGGACGCAAGTATGAGCTCGTGGATGGGGAGATTCGCGTGGGCCCCGCCGGCATGCGCCACGGCGAGATTTCCCTCTGGCTCGGGGCGGCGATGCTGGCCTTCGTGAGCCCGAGGCGCCTCGGCAGGGTCTTCGACTCCAGCACCAGATACCGGCTCCCGGGGGGCAACGTCCGCTCTCCAGACGCGAGCTTCGTCTCATCGAACCGCCTTCCAAGGGTCCCCGAGGGCTTCGCGGAACTCGCACCGGACCTCGCGGTCGAGCTCCTCTCGCCGGAAGACAAGCCTCGCGAGGTGCTCGACAAGGTGGGGGAGTACCTCGCCGCCGGCGTGCGGCTCGTGTGGGTCATCGACCCCCGGGCCTCCCGCGCCGTCCGGTACCGCTCGCTCAGCGACGTGCGCGAGATCGGGCCAGACGGTACTCTTGACGGGGAAGACCTACTCCCCGGCTTCCACTGCCCTCTCGCAGAACTCCTCGGCTGA